One genomic segment of Salmo trutta chromosome 8, fSalTru1.1, whole genome shotgun sequence includes these proteins:
- the LOC115198115 gene encoding protein S100-P, translating to MSQLETAMAILLKTFDKYSGAEGNKGTLSKAELKTMIEKELPSLLKASKNPEDCDKLMKALDHNGDSEVDFNEFVVLVAALTCACHDRSPKK from the exons ATGTCCCAACTCGAGACAGCGATGGCCATCCTCCTGAAGACCTTTGACAAGTACTCTGGAGCCGAGGGCAACAAAGGCACGCTGAGCAAGGCTGAGCTCAAGACCATGATAGAAAAGGAGCTGCCTTCTCTCCTGAAG gcCTCTAAGAACCCTGAGGACTGTGACAAGCTGATGAAGGCTTTGGACCATAATGGAGACTCTGAGGTGGACTTCAATGAGTTCGTAGTCCTGGTCGCTGCTCTCACCTGCGCCTGCCACGACCGCAGCCCCAAGAAATGA